One segment of Toxoplasma gondii ME49 chromosome VI, whole genome shotgun sequence DNA contains the following:
- a CDS encoding hypothetical protein (encoded by transcript TGME49_239570~Signal peptide predicted by SignalP 2.0 HMM (probability 0.561) with cleavage site probability 0.318 at residue 27), which translates to MNRVIRKRFAFLGISLALETVVVGVSGAQQTRVSSVEITHTYAPPLRPRVHGAGPSGLQAQVPAQALPDIITGSHKIHTPGLISLREYASSTRPASTAQRAVVSGLPFNVRRVTTGGSLRGNQSETKTEDRGNMKETETFTPQLHQTHASESETGVVEAERPESTSAAFPTDNTAQHATESGEVHQDKTREKLRSPPQRDSTNLLDSEKQKGSFNEAKSTRQEVVGEEAKQPATREEVDEPLAVKEVIRMKGEQNRKRVHIKKAPYINAPNRKLEKGSRKAEDADACCGIEETETRMSDASLSMLYYFNPDSVMEFHTVSLLLPDGKTFLADVESVVRDPPPTEDDQHPKSVAHLSGGYTLTLSLDGVTLEDGDDDEIASWGAERVLYPVILEEVAIRDASAVAVQATRAGSLSNDATSTVPVSHPETRFLQEKSASDTQDNYDASVTAGLATDFGSKTKGGEADSSSVYSAGPVGFGEAERSANVARKIVRVLAVSRGNIGTVRISTTRSVAPGMSAFTCVFRTGIYGDFDPCNTPAVIAANFFTPLTASIIGGF; encoded by the coding sequence ATGAATCGAGTGATACGAAAACGGTTTGCTTTTCTGGGCATTTCCCTTGCGTTGGAAACTGTAGTTGTCGGGGTCTCAGGTGCACAACAAACTCGTGTCAGTTCAGTCGAGATTACACACACCTATGCACCTCCTTTGCGCCCTAGAGTCCACGGTGCAGGACCGTCAGGGTTACAAGCTCAAGTTCCTGCCCAAGCCCTACCAGACATTATTACTGGATCTCACAAGATTCATACACCAGGCCTCATTTCGCTTCGAGAATACGCTTCAAGCACAAGGCCCGCGTCCACTGCTCAGCGGGCTGTGGTTTCGGGCCTCCCTTTTAACGTTCGAAGAGTTACCACCGGTGGGAGCCTTCGTGGAAATCAAAGTGAAACGAAAACTGAAGACAGGGGTAATatgaaggaaacagagacctTCACACCTCAGCTACACCAAACTCATGCGTCTGAAAGTGAAACTGGCGTagtcgaagcagagagaccaGAGTCAACAAGCGCCGCTTTCCCCACGGACAACACGGCCCAGCACGCTACAGAATCAGGTGAAGTGCATCAAGATAAAACACGTGAAAAATTAAGAAGTCCACCACAGCGCGATTCAACAAATCTACTCGATTCCGAAAAGCAAAAAGGATCGTTCAATGAAGCCAAGAGCACCCGGCAAGAGGTCGTCGGCGAGGAAGCCAAGCAGCCGGCAACCCGCGAGGAAGTGGACGAGCCCTTAGCTGTGAAAGAGGTGATTCGCATGAAAGGAGAACAAAACCGAAAACGTGTTCATATAAAAAAGGCACCCTACATCAATGCTCCAAATAGAAAACTGGAAAAAGGATCCCGCAAGGCTGAGGATGCTGACGCCTGTTGTGGCATcgaggaaacggaaacaAGAATGAGTGACGCTTCACTTAGTATGCTGTACTACTTCAATCCTGACTCGGTCATGGAGTTTCAcactgtttctctgctgcttcctgaCGGCAAGACCTTCTTGGCTGACGTCGAGTCCGTGGTTCGTGACCCACCGCCAACGGAGGATGACCAGCACCCCAAATCTGTCGCTCATCTCTCCGGGGGGTACACGCTCACCCTCAGTTTAGACGGCGTCACGCTAGAAGATGGTGATGACGACGAAATAGCCTCTTGGGGAGCTGAGAGAGTTCTGTACCCGGTCATCTTGGAAGAGGTAGCGATACGTGACGCttctgctgtcgctgtcCAGGCAACGCGGGCAGGGTCGCTTTCGAATGATGCGACTTCTACCGTTCCCGTATCTCACCCAGAAACCCGTTTCCTTCAGGAAAAAAGTGCATCAGATACACAAGATAATTACGATGCATCAGTCACAGCAGGTCTGGCGACAGATTTTGGCAGCAAGACGAAAGGCGGAGAGGCTGATTCTTCCAGTGTTTACTCAGCAGGACCGGTAGGATTCGGCGAGGCAGAGCGCAGTGCAAATGTAGCAAGGAAGATCGTCCGCGTTCTGGCCGTTTCCCGAGGAAATATCGGAACTGTTCGCATCAGCACGACTCGTAGTGTTGCCCCAGGCATGTCAGCCTTCACGTGTGTGTTTCGAACGGGTATCTACGGTGACTTCGACCCTTGCAACACTCCCGCCGTCATTGCAGCTAACTTCTTTACACCTCTCACAGCCAGCATCATCGGAGGGTTTTGA